The proteins below are encoded in one region of Micromonospora sp. DSM 45708:
- the hisS gene encoding histidine--tRNA ligase produces the protein MSKPTPISGFPEWTPAQRMVEQFVLDRIRATFELYGFAPLETRSVEPLDQLLRKGETSKEVYLLRRLQADADGPAGDDALGLHFDLTVPFARYVLENAGKLAFPFRRYQIQKVWRGERPQEGRYREFLQADIDIVDRDTLPAHYEAEMPLVIGDALRSLPIPPVRIQVNNRKICEGFYRGVGLTDPEAALRAVDKLDKIGPAKVAALLAETAGASDAQAKACLALAEISAPDASFADAVRALGVDDPLLDEGIAELTAVVETAAAHAPGLCVADLRIARGLDYYTGTVYETQMIGYERFGSICSGGRYDNLASAGNVRFPGVGISIGVTRLLGLLFGAEALTASRSVPTCVLVAVAAEEDRAASDAVAAALRSRGVPTEVSPSAAKFGKQIRYAERRGIPYVWFPGADGDEVKDIRSGAQVPAAAGEWTPPRADLKPLVGGAGV, from the coding sequence ATGAGCAAGCCCACGCCCATCTCCGGCTTCCCCGAGTGGACGCCGGCGCAGCGGATGGTCGAGCAGTTCGTGCTGGACCGGATCCGCGCCACGTTCGAGCTGTACGGCTTCGCGCCGCTGGAGACCCGCTCGGTCGAGCCGCTCGACCAGTTGCTGCGCAAGGGGGAGACCTCGAAGGAGGTCTACCTGCTGCGCCGGTTGCAGGCCGACGCCGACGGGCCGGCCGGCGACGACGCGCTCGGGCTGCACTTCGACCTGACCGTGCCGTTCGCCCGCTACGTGCTGGAGAACGCCGGCAAGCTGGCCTTCCCGTTCCGCCGCTACCAGATCCAGAAGGTGTGGCGGGGCGAGCGCCCGCAGGAGGGCCGCTACCGGGAGTTCCTCCAGGCCGACATCGACATCGTCGACCGGGACACGCTGCCGGCGCACTACGAGGCCGAGATGCCGCTGGTCATCGGCGACGCGCTGCGGTCGCTGCCCATCCCGCCGGTCCGCATCCAGGTCAACAACCGCAAGATCTGCGAGGGCTTCTACCGCGGCGTCGGGCTGACCGACCCGGAGGCGGCGCTGCGCGCGGTCGACAAGCTCGACAAGATCGGCCCGGCGAAGGTGGCGGCGCTGCTGGCCGAGACCGCCGGGGCGAGCGACGCCCAGGCCAAGGCGTGCCTCGCGCTGGCCGAGATCTCCGCGCCGGATGCCTCGTTCGCCGACGCGGTGCGGGCCCTCGGCGTCGACGACCCGCTGCTCGACGAGGGCATCGCGGAGCTGACCGCCGTGGTGGAGACCGCCGCCGCGCACGCACCCGGCCTCTGCGTCGCCGACCTGCGCATCGCCCGGGGGCTCGACTACTACACCGGCACCGTCTACGAGACGCAGATGATCGGGTACGAACGGTTCGGCTCGATCTGCTCCGGTGGCCGGTACGACAACCTGGCCAGCGCCGGCAACGTCCGGTTCCCCGGGGTGGGCATCTCGATCGGCGTGACCCGGCTGCTCGGCCTGCTCTTCGGCGCCGAGGCGTTGACCGCGTCCCGGTCCGTGCCGACGTGCGTGCTGGTCGCGGTCGCCGCCGAGGAGGACCGGGCGGCCAGCGACGCGGTCGCGGCGGCGCTGCGCTCCCGGGGCGTCCCGACCGAGGTGTCGCCGTCCGCGGCGAAGTTCGGCAAGCAGATCCGGTACGCCGAACGGCGGGGCATCCCGTACGTCTGGTTCCCCGGCGCGGACGGCGACGAGGTGAAGGACATCCGGTCCGGCGCGCAGGTGCCCGC
- a CDS encoding peptidylprolyl isomerase — protein MASSRDRQRKMARAKLDRQLARRAAAAKRRRQIQAGVGAAVVLALIVAGSAWALGAFDSEPKKQAAEDTCLWTPQDGAANANLKDVGTPATRDLPTSGTRPMTVTTNQGGPITVDLDLAAAPCGSASLAHLASRKFYDTTKCHEITTEGALRCGDPSGTGIGGPTYSFYDENVPTAPEPSPSASPAPGQPPTYPKGTVALVGNPPGTNGSQFLIFFKDFSPAKPAYSVVGKVTGGLDVVEKIGTLPTVDNGSGAKVKPKTDVVIQSLTVGEPNAAPASSPSAG, from the coding sequence GTGGCTTCCAGCAGGGACCGGCAGCGCAAGATGGCGCGGGCCAAGCTCGACCGGCAACTCGCCCGGCGGGCCGCGGCCGCGAAGCGCCGCCGGCAGATCCAGGCCGGCGTGGGCGCCGCGGTGGTGCTCGCGCTGATCGTGGCCGGCTCGGCCTGGGCGCTCGGCGCGTTCGACTCGGAGCCCAAGAAGCAGGCCGCCGAGGACACGTGCCTCTGGACCCCGCAGGACGGCGCCGCGAACGCCAACCTCAAGGACGTCGGCACGCCGGCCACCCGGGACCTGCCCACCTCGGGCACGCGACCGATGACGGTGACCACCAACCAGGGCGGGCCGATCACCGTCGACCTGGACCTGGCCGCCGCGCCCTGCGGCAGCGCGAGCCTCGCCCACCTGGCGAGCCGGAAGTTCTACGACACCACCAAGTGCCACGAGATCACCACCGAGGGCGCGCTGCGCTGCGGTGACCCGAGCGGCACCGGGATCGGCGGACCGACCTACTCGTTCTACGACGAGAACGTCCCCACCGCGCCCGAGCCGAGCCCGTCGGCCTCGCCCGCGCCGGGTCAGCCCCCGACCTATCCGAAGGGCACCGTCGCCCTGGTCGGCAACCCGCCGGGTACCAACGGCAGCCAGTTCCTGATCTTCTTCAAGGACTTCAGCCCGGCCAAGCCGGCCTACAGCGTCGTCGGCAAGGTCACCGGCGGGCTCGACGTGGTGGAGAAGATCGGCACGCTCCCGACCGTGGACAATGGCAGCGGGGCGAAGGTCAAGCCGAAGACGGACGTGGTGATCCAGAGCCTCACCGTCGGCGAGCCGAACGCCGCGCCGGCGAGCAGCCCCAGCGCCGGTTGA
- a CDS encoding MBL fold metallo-hydrolase: protein MLVAGFPADAFGTNCYVVATAPGEQCVVVDPGIGVIDRLDAVLAEHRLHPAAVLLTHGHLDHTFSVAPVCGARGIAAYVHPEDRELLADPSKALSMDLTALFGGRLPYAEPDDVAELTDGATLALAGLEITVDHAPGHTGGSVLFRMPGAGSPWEADEICLSGDVLFAGSIGRTDLPGGSMPRMLASLREKVLPLADDTVVLPGHGPATTIGRERASNPYLVEVSGPARPAAPTRGL, encoded by the coding sequence GTGCTCGTGGCCGGCTTTCCCGCGGACGCCTTCGGCACCAACTGCTACGTGGTGGCGACCGCGCCGGGGGAGCAGTGCGTGGTGGTCGATCCCGGCATCGGGGTGATCGACCGGCTCGACGCCGTGCTCGCGGAGCACCGCCTGCACCCGGCCGCCGTGCTGCTCACCCACGGCCACCTCGACCACACCTTCTCGGTGGCGCCGGTCTGCGGGGCGCGCGGCATCGCCGCCTACGTCCACCCCGAGGACCGCGAGTTGCTGGCCGACCCGTCCAAGGCGCTGTCCATGGACCTCACCGCGCTCTTCGGCGGGCGGCTGCCGTACGCCGAGCCGGACGACGTGGCCGAGCTGACCGACGGCGCGACGCTGGCGTTGGCCGGGCTGGAGATCACCGTCGACCACGCCCCCGGCCATACCGGCGGGTCGGTGCTGTTCCGGATGCCCGGCGCCGGCTCGCCCTGGGAGGCCGACGAGATCTGCCTCTCCGGTGACGTGCTCTTCGCCGGCTCGATCGGCCGCACCGACCTGCCGGGCGGCAGCATGCCCCGCATGCTGGCCAGCCTCCGGGAGAAGGTCCTCCCGCTGGCCGACGACACCGTCGTCCTGCCCGGCCACGGCCCCGCGACCACCATCGGCCGCGAGCGCGCGAGCAACCCGTACCTCGTCGAGGTGTCCGGGCCCGCGCGCCCGGCCGCGCCCACCCGAGGCCTCTAG